The following coding sequences lie in one Candidatus Hydrogenedentota bacterium genomic window:
- a CDS encoding anaerobic sulfatase maturase, whose protein sequence is MGAPQQFQLLIKPASADCNLRCEYCFYLRAQELYPEQRRHVMPEDVQEQMIRNLLEYRFPQTVFAWQGGEPTLCGLDFFQRAVELQQKYGAPGQSVGNALQTNGILIDEDWCRLFHQYKFLIGLSLDGPQDVHDRFRVNVTGQGSWDSVMRAAELMNRHRVEFNILCVVNAQNVDMGAELLRWYVEHGFFYLQFIPCVEAGYEHSVSPEKFGDFLCEIFDFWAKDGFGRVSIRDFDAMLAQRMGQGQPMCTFGRVCNYYVVVEHNGDVYPCDFFVYGHWKLGNLMDAPLHTFLESEKYKQFAYQKSKVPACGGCPWRQLCHGGCQKDRLFLGDDFRQPTVLCEAYKRFFAHAAPRLNALAKKMARQNV, encoded by the coding sequence ATGGGCGCGCCGCAACAATTTCAACTGCTGATCAAGCCCGCGAGTGCTGACTGCAACCTGCGTTGTGAGTATTGTTTCTACCTGCGCGCCCAAGAGCTGTATCCCGAGCAGAGACGCCATGTCATGCCGGAGGACGTGCAGGAACAGATGATCCGCAATTTGCTCGAATACCGGTTCCCGCAGACCGTGTTCGCGTGGCAGGGCGGTGAGCCGACACTTTGCGGCCTCGATTTCTTTCAACGCGCCGTGGAACTTCAGCAGAAGTACGGCGCGCCGGGGCAAAGTGTGGGAAACGCGCTCCAGACCAACGGCATCCTCATCGATGAGGACTGGTGCCGCCTGTTTCATCAGTACAAGTTCCTCATTGGACTGAGCCTGGACGGCCCTCAAGACGTGCATGACCGTTTCCGGGTGAACGTGACCGGGCAGGGTTCCTGGGACAGCGTGATGCGGGCGGCGGAGCTCATGAACCGCCACCGGGTCGAATTCAACATTTTGTGCGTGGTTAATGCTCAGAATGTGGATATGGGGGCCGAACTCCTTCGCTGGTACGTCGAGCACGGCTTTTTCTACCTGCAATTCATACCCTGCGTCGAAGCAGGATACGAACACAGCGTTTCTCCGGAGAAGTTTGGCGATTTCTTATGCGAGATCTTTGATTTCTGGGCGAAGGACGGGTTCGGGCGGGTTTCGATACGCGATTTCGACGCCATGCTGGCGCAACGTATGGGCCAAGGCCAGCCGATGTGCACCTTTGGCCGGGTCTGCAACTACTACGTGGTGGTCGAGCACAACGGCGACGTGTACCCCTGCGACTTTTTCGTGTACGGCCATTGGAAACTCGGTAATCTGATGGACGCGCCCCTCCACACGTTTCTGGAGTCGGAAAAGTACAAGCAGTTCGCCTACCAGAAGAGCAAAGTGCCGGCCTGCGGGGGATGTCCCTGGCGGCAGCTATGCCATGGCGGCTGCCAGAAGGACCGGCTGTTTCTCGGAGACGATTTCCGGCAGCCAACGGTGCTGTGCGAAGCGTACAAGCGGTTTTTCGCCCATGCGGCGCCGCGATTGAACGCTTTGGCGAAGAAGATGGCCAGACAGAACGTTTGA
- a CDS encoding glycoside hydrolase family 25 protein, producing the protein MQAMRSCAGGLVLVVTLVVFAGCQTANRGESLRPLMIVWQTPEDGAPPAEAAGAAVPEEPAVAVRPDFETIFDAPWRHPDRPLIIDAYWDNPLDWDKLATETRVAAIIHKASEGFRADAKYSERRAEALRRGYLWGSYHLGVRGNPEKQAEFYVKSAQPGPDEVMALDLEDLEHGMTIPEAARFIRRIHEKTGRYPLVYGNHSTIEQISSEARESIFRNTPLWYARFRESIPDFPEGIWSFYTLWQFSSEYKVQVRVAGTRKDIDVNVYHGTGEELRRAWPFS; encoded by the coding sequence ATGCAGGCGATGAGGTCATGCGCTGGGGGACTCGTGCTGGTGGTGACGCTCGTGGTATTTGCGGGCTGCCAGACGGCCAATCGCGGCGAGTCTCTCCGGCCGCTCATGATTGTATGGCAGACGCCTGAGGACGGGGCTCCTCCTGCTGAGGCAGCCGGGGCGGCCGTTCCGGAAGAGCCTGCCGTGGCCGTGCGCCCCGATTTTGAAACGATATTTGACGCGCCCTGGCGCCATCCCGACCGCCCGCTCATCATTGACGCCTATTGGGACAACCCGCTCGACTGGGACAAACTCGCGACCGAAACGCGCGTGGCCGCTATCATCCATAAGGCGAGCGAGGGCTTTCGCGCGGACGCCAAGTACAGCGAACGGAGGGCCGAGGCGCTTCGACGCGGGTATCTGTGGGGGTCGTACCACCTTGGGGTGCGGGGGAATCCGGAGAAACAGGCGGAGTTCTATGTCAAGTCGGCACAGCCCGGACCTGACGAGGTCATGGCCTTGGACTTGGAGGATCTCGAACACGGCATGACCATCCCGGAAGCCGCGCGGTTCATTCGCCGCATACACGAGAAGACGGGCCGTTACCCGCTTGTGTATGGCAATCACAGCACCATCGAGCAGATTTCGTCGGAGGCCAGAGAGAGCATATTCCGAAACACGCCGCTCTGGTATGCGCGGTTTCGCGAGAGCATTCCGGATTTCCCTGAAGGGATATGGTCTTTCTACACGCTATGGCAGTTTTCGAGCGAGTATAAGGTGCAGGTCCGGGTCGCCGGAACGCGAAAGGACATCGATGTTAACGTCTACCACGGTACCGGCGAAGAACTACGGCGGGCGTGGCCGTTTTCGTGA
- a CDS encoding FAD-dependent oxidoreductase — translation MKRSRRDFFKTTGMCAAAIAAPAVAAHEKPPTPGTPAPEVRWSRKVPVRYEADVAVVGGGIAGVCAALAAAKSGARVILVERFAVCGGNATVGGVGAFCGETAGQGEAFDTIIAGLETWKAIAPYEPYEQRGARVFNHEILAIVLQEILLSRNVKLLLHTGFVDALEQGGRVSECIVCGPSGPEALRARQFIDCSGEAMLVRMAGFEVMKGRPEDGYQLPMSLMYFVRHVAEEDAQPQLPDGWFDPVRTKEDLPMTSIWPNGPRANALKLKVPMFDASDTESLTAAEIRARRRMMEVLDYFQRIEKKPWLLDHCSPRIGIREGCRIVGDYVLKLEDLRAGRTFDDAIARGVFYLDGHKPDDEKRTYIIPEDQRRVPPYQIPFRSLLTRGAKNILAAGRCFSADQLALSSARVMTTCAMMGQAAGVAAAMAAEAGCDPRELDYGNIRTTVTGRGAKLDV, via the coding sequence ATGAAGAGATCGCGCCGGGACTTTTTCAAAACGACAGGCATGTGCGCCGCGGCCATTGCGGCCCCGGCTGTGGCGGCTCACGAAAAGCCGCCGACACCCGGCACACCCGCTCCCGAAGTGCGTTGGAGCCGCAAGGTGCCCGTGCGCTACGAGGCCGACGTGGCCGTGGTCGGCGGGGGCATTGCCGGCGTATGCGCGGCGCTCGCGGCGGCCAAGTCCGGAGCGCGCGTGATTCTTGTCGAGCGCTTTGCGGTATGCGGCGGCAACGCGACGGTAGGCGGCGTAGGCGCGTTTTGCGGGGAAACCGCCGGCCAGGGCGAAGCCTTCGACACCATCATTGCCGGTCTCGAAACATGGAAGGCCATCGCCCCCTACGAACCCTATGAACAGCGCGGAGCGCGCGTCTTCAACCATGAAATCCTGGCCATTGTTCTGCAGGAGATTCTCCTGAGCCGCAACGTGAAGCTGCTTTTGCATACTGGCTTCGTCGACGCGCTCGAACAGGGCGGGCGCGTGTCGGAATGCATCGTATGCGGGCCGTCAGGACCCGAGGCGCTGCGGGCAAGACAGTTCATCGATTGTTCGGGCGAAGCCATGCTCGTGCGCATGGCGGGCTTCGAGGTCATGAAGGGACGCCCGGAAGACGGCTACCAGCTGCCAATGTCGTTGATGTACTTCGTGCGGCACGTCGCCGAAGAAGACGCGCAGCCCCAACTGCCCGACGGGTGGTTCGACCCCGTCCGCACGAAAGAAGACCTTCCAATGACGAGCATATGGCCCAACGGCCCCCGCGCGAACGCGCTCAAGCTCAAGGTCCCCATGTTTGACGCCAGCGACACCGAATCGCTTACGGCGGCCGAGATTCGCGCGCGCCGCCGCATGATGGAGGTCCTGGACTACTTCCAGCGCATCGAGAAGAAGCCCTGGTTGCTGGATCACTGCTCCCCGCGCATCGGCATCCGCGAAGGCTGCCGGATTGTTGGCGACTATGTGCTCAAGCTCGAAGACCTCCGCGCCGGGCGAACCTTCGACGACGCCATTGCGCGCGGGGTGTTCTACCTCGACGGTCACAAGCCCGACGATGAGAAGCGCACGTATATCATCCCTGAAGACCAGCGCCGGGTGCCGCCGTATCAGATTCCCTTCCGCTCGCTGCTGACCCGCGGCGCCAAGAACATCCTGGCCGCCGGCCGGTGCTTCTCAGCCGACCAGCTCGCGCTGTCGTCGGCGCGTGTGATGACCACCTGCGCGATGATGGGCCAGGCGGCTGGGGTCGCAGCCGCAATGGCCGCCGAAGCCGGCTGCGACCCGCGCGAGCTGGATTACGGAAACATCCGTACAACCGTTACCGGGCGCGGCGCAAAACTCGATGTATGA
- a CDS encoding uroporphyrinogen decarboxylase family protein gives MPKESMTPRERWLAVLTRQKPDRVPMDIWITPEARDRLCAHLGCGFETVLERLHIDTPLTVSGRYVGPTPPGDQDIWGLVRRRADYGTGAYDEVVNAPLARYSSVDEIEAHYSWPNPDWWDYSHLSELVRANGHRPIRGGGSEPFLLYKQLRGEEQAFMDLLMHPDIVHYCLDKLFELAYQDTLRIFETIPGKVMITYVAEDLGGQTGLLMARELIQEFLFPRMKRVMALTRQHGSFVFTHSDGAVRGVIPDFIAIGAHVLNPVQWVCPGMEREGLKRDFGAELVFHGGVDNQRILPFGTIDQVRNEVRENYRTLGAGGGYILCPCHNIQAVSPPENIAAMYETGYAEGWQ, from the coding sequence GTGCCGAAAGAAAGCATGACGCCTCGCGAGCGTTGGCTGGCCGTGCTCACCCGCCAAAAGCCCGACCGCGTGCCCATGGACATCTGGATCACCCCCGAAGCGCGCGACAGACTCTGCGCGCATTTGGGCTGCGGATTTGAAACGGTTCTCGAGCGGCTGCACATCGACACGCCGCTCACGGTGTCGGGCCGCTATGTCGGACCCACCCCGCCCGGGGACCAGGATATCTGGGGTCTTGTCCGGCGCCGTGCGGACTACGGGACAGGTGCGTACGACGAAGTCGTCAACGCCCCGCTCGCCCGATACTCATCCGTCGACGAAATCGAGGCCCATTACTCGTGGCCAAACCCGGATTGGTGGGACTACTCGCACCTGTCCGAGCTTGTGCGGGCAAACGGCCACCGCCCTATCCGCGGCGGCGGCTCGGAACCCTTTCTGCTCTACAAACAGCTCCGCGGCGAGGAACAGGCGTTCATGGACCTGCTTATGCACCCCGATATCGTGCATTACTGCCTCGACAAATTGTTCGAACTCGCCTACCAGGACACCCTGCGCATCTTCGAGACCATCCCGGGGAAAGTCATGATTACCTACGTCGCCGAAGACCTCGGCGGACAAACCGGCCTGCTCATGGCGCGCGAGCTGATCCAGGAATTCCTGTTTCCCCGCATGAAACGCGTGATGGCTCTCACCAGGCAGCATGGCTCTTTCGTATTCACCCACAGCGACGGCGCGGTGCGCGGCGTCATTCCTGATTTCATCGCGATCGGCGCCCACGTGCTCAACCCGGTCCAGTGGGTCTGCCCGGGGATGGAACGCGAAGGGCTCAAACGGGATTTCGGCGCTGAACTCGTCTTCCACGGCGGCGTCGACAATCAGCGGATTCTCCCATTCGGCACCATAGACCAAGTGCGCAATGAGGTCCGCGAGAACTACCGCACGCTGGGTGCCGGCGGCGGCTATATTCTCTGCCCATGCCACAATATCCAGGCCGTCTCGCCTCCCGAGAACATCGCCGCCATGTACGAAACCGGCTATGCGGAAGGCTGGCAGTAG